CTGGAAAAACAACTTTATTAGATATACTTCAAGGACTTAAAGATAAAATGAGAAGAACAATAATAATTCAGGAAGAGCCAGAACTAAAGAATAAAAATAAAAATAGTGTTTATTTTGTTACAAGGAAAAAAGCTTCAGATGAAGATAATAGAAAAACATATGATATGGCAGAATTTGCAAAGATAGCAACAAGATTTGCTGGAAAGGATGTTGTTATTGGGGAAGTTAGAGATAAAGAGGCGTGGTGGTTATATAGATTAATTGATATGGGCTACAAGGCTATATATACCATTCATGGAAGCAGCTGTAAAGGTGGACTTGAACAAACACAATTTCTTATGTCGCTTGTTAATCCAAACATGACATATTCACAACTGATGAAAAAAGTATGTGACAGTATAGATTTTGTTATTTATATATCTAATAAGAAAGTTATAGATATAGCTGAGGTTAGAGGATATGATAGAGAAAATGAAGAACCTAGTTTAAATTACATATTCAGACTTAGAACAGACAAGAATAATGATTTCTACTGGAAGGAAGGAAGTATAAGTGAAGAATTTAAAGAACAACTTAAACTAAGAAAAAAACTTAAAGAGAGGAGGGTCTAAAAATAAGTTGGGAAATGGTTTTAATACCTATTGCAGTAGTATCAATAAGTTATATATTTTATTTACTACTTGACGAAAGTGACAACATAAAAGTAGACAAGATAAAAGAAAATGCTAGATATATTGAAAATACTGTACAAAGACAAATGGACAAAATGTTAAGAGGTAATAAAAAAACCGCTAAACATATCACTAGTACTGAAAAAATGTTACAAGAATCTGTTTTTCTAAGAGCAATAGGCATAAGAAATATATATATATTTCTAATAATAACAGTCATTTTTTCATTCTTTGCATTTCAGAAAAGCAGAATAGCTTTAAATCAAACAATTGGGGCTGGCATTGTTGCATTTATAGCTTTTCAAGTTCCGTTTGAAATACTAAAAATTGAAGTAGAACTTAAAAGGAAAAGTATCAGAAAGCATCTACCAAATTTTTTTTTAACAGTGTCTCAAATGTTAGAGGCAGCTGATGATATAGTTGATGTATTAGAGACTTCAATAAATAAAATAAAAAAACCTTTAAAAACAGATATTAAAGAGTTTGTAAAGAACTACAGAAAAGGGAAAACCGTTGAAGAGTGTATAGAAATTTTAAAAAGTAGATTTGACAATCCGCTTCTTGAAAAATTTGCTGATGATATAGAAGGAAATATTAAGAATGGAACAAAATTAAAAGGTGTGATAGATGATTATGCAGAGAAAAGTTATAATAACCAAACTAACTATATGCAAAGGATAACGGAAAATAGTGGTAGTATATTAGCATCTTTAATAATTTTAGTAATGTTTATTAATTCAATATATACAGTAAAAAGATTAAAGCCAGAACTCTTTTATATACTTACACATAATTTTTTTGGACAAGTAACAGTAGACATAATTATTATACTAACAATAGTTTCAATAAAAATGACATTA
The Caldisalinibacter kiritimatiensis genome window above contains:
- a CDS encoding type II secretion system F family protein is translated as MVLIPIAVVSISYIFYLLLDESDNIKVDKIKENARYIENTVQRQMDKMLRGNKKTAKHITSTEKMLQESVFLRAIGIRNIYIFLIITVIFSFFAFQKSRIALNQTIGAGIVAFIAFQVPFEILKIEVELKRKSIRKHLPNFFLTVSQMLEAADDIVDVLETSINKIKKPLKTDIKEFVKNYRKGKTVEECIEILKSRFDNPLLEKFADDIEGNIKNGTKLKGVIDDYAEKSYNNQTNYMQRITENSGSILASLIILVMFINSIYTVKRLKPELFYILTHNFFGQVTVDIIIILTIVSIKMTLKSISYNDSQ